The genomic DNA CCCCCGTGGCGGGCCATGCCGCCGTAGGTGTCGACGATGATCTTGCGGCCGGTCAGGCCGGCGTCACCCATCGGGCCGCCAAGGACGAAGGAGCCGGACGGGTTGACCAGCACGGTCAGCTCCTCGGTGACGTACTTCTCCAGGCCGGCGTCCCGGATGACCCAGTCGATGACGTGCTCGCGCAGCTGCTCGCCGAGCCACTCCTGGGTGGCTTCCGGGTCGTGCTGCGTGGAGATGACGACGGTGTCGAGATAGACCGGGGTGTCACCCTGGTACGCGAAGGTGACCTGGGTCTTGCCGTCCGGGCGTAGATTGCTGACAATGCCCTCCTTGCGGACCTGGGTCAGGCGGCGGGCCAGGCGGTGCGCCGTGGAGATCGGAAGCGGCATGTACTCTTCGGTCTCGTTGGTGGCGTAGCCGAACATCAGGCCCTGGTCGCCGGCGCCGCCCTTGTCGTCCTCGTGGCCGTTGCCACCGTTGGAACGGTGCTCGAGCGCGGTGTCCACGCCGTCCGCGATTTCGGAGGACTGGTCGCCGATGGCGATGTTTACGCCGCAGGTGTGGCCGTCGAAGCCGACGTCGGATGAGGTGAAGCCGATCTCGACGAGCTTGTCGCGGACCAGCTTGGAGATCTCCACGTAGGACTTGGTGCGCACCTCGCCGACGACGTGCACCTGACCGGTGGTGACCAGGGTCTCGACGGCGACGTGCGCGTCCGGATCGCTGCGGAGCAGGGCGTCGAGAATGGTGTCAGAAATGGCGTCGCAGATCTTGTCCGGGTGCCCCTCCGTCACCGACTCGGAGGTGAACAAGCGCACTGCGTTCTTCTTCTCAGCCACGGGTAAACGTCCAATCATGTTTCAATCAAAGTGCTTGAGATACCCGGCCCACTTTAGACCGAGCGGTCTAATTCGGCAACGATCGGGTCCGGTGAGCGTCCACCGCCGCCAGGATCTGGGCCGCCACGTCGAGCTTCGTGCCGTCCCGCACCTCGGCGACGGTGCCGTCCGCCGACAGCAGCCACCCGCGGTTGCGCAGCTTTCCGAACACCGCGTCGCCGGAGACGTCGTTGGCCATCAGCAGATCGCAGCCCTTGCGCGCCAGTTTCGCCTTGGCGTACTCCAGCGCGCTCGTGCGCTCGTCACCGGTTTCGGCGGCGAAGCCGACGATGGTGGTGGCCCGTTGGAGCTCACCGTCACGACGCGACTGCACCAGCCCCGCGAGGATGTCCGGGTTCTCGATCATCTCGATACTCGTGAGTCCGGCCGCCGACTCGCTGCCCTTCTTCATCTTCGTGGCCGCGGCGGTCTGGGGCCGGAAATCGGCCACGGCGGCGGCCATGATGATCACGTCGGCCCCGGCAGCCCGGTCGTCCATGGCCTCCTTCATTTCCCCGGTGCTGCGGACCCTGATGACCTTGGCGCCGGGCGGAGTCGGCAGTTGCGCCGTGTCCCCGGCCACGAGAGTCACCGACGCCCCGCGCTGGGCGGCGATCTCCGCCAGGGCGAATCCCTGGCGGCCGGAGGAACGATTGCCGATGAAGCGCACCGGGTCAATGGGCTCCTGGGTGCCGCCGGCGCTGATGAGGACGTTGAGGCCCGCCCAGCTGTGCGGGACGGTGAACCCGGCGGCCAGGGTGCGGGCCAGGTCGGCGATCTGCTCCGGTTCCGGCAGCCGCCCGGGGCCGGTGTCCTTGCCGGTGAGCCGGCCGTGAGCGGGCTCCATGACCGTGTAGCCGTAGCCGCGAAGGATCTCGACGTTGCGCCGGGTTGCGGGGTTGAACCACATTTCGGTGTGCATCGCCGGGACGATGAGCACCGGGCACGTCGCCACCAGAACCGAGGCGGTGAGCAGGTCGTCGGCGCGGCCGCCGGCCAGGCGAGCCAGGAGGTCGGCGGTCGCCGGGGCGATGACGATGAGGTCGGCCTCCTGTCCCAGCCGGACGTGCTGGACCTCGTCGACGGCGTCGAAGACGGTGGTGGAGACCGGGTGGCCGGACAGGGCCTCGAAGGTGGCCGCACCGACGAACTTCAGCGCGCTCTCGGTCGGGATGACCCGGACGTCGTCACCCGCCTCCTTGAGGTCGCGCACGACGTGGCACGCCTTGTACGCGGCGATGCCGCCGCCCACCCCCAGCACGATGCGGTGCCCCTGCTTCTGCCCGGATTCATCCTGCACGATGATTTCGTCCCCTTCCGCCAACGGCCTGTGGTCTCGGGTCCCGGCCCCGGGCGTCATGCCGGGGCGGGTCCGCTGATCGATCATCACGAGTCTAACGAGGAGCGCCGACACGGGCCCGGATGCACCTGGCCACCACGACGAAAAATCCCCGCCACCTATCCAGGTGTCGGGGACCGCGAGCTCGGGGCCCGCGTCGCGGGCGCAGCAAAGACCTACTGGCCTTCCTCGTGCTCGAGCAGGCCGGCCTCGATCTCGCGGAGCGCGATCGACAGCGGCTTCTCACCCGGCTGCGGAGTCACCAGCGGACCGACGAACTCGAAAACGCCCTCGTCGTGCTGCTGGTAGTAGCTGTTGATCTGACGTGCGCGCTTGGCAGCGAAGATCGCCAGAGCGTACTTGGAGGAGACAGTCTCCAGCAGGCGGTCGATGGCCGGGGAGGTGATGCCCTCCGGCGTGTCGTACACGGCCTCGATCTGGGTCGTCTCGTTGCTCTCGTTGCTCACGTTCACCTTGTCCTAGAGGTACTGGAGATTGAAGTTGTTGTTGCGCCCGGGCGCATCCCCACGCATGCCGGGCGAAGTCTGCGCCGGATCGGGCTGCCGGAATACGGCGGCGCACCGCCCTTGCGGGAAGTGCGCCTACCACAAAGTCCGGGTCAGTTGCGTTTCCGCAGAATATCACTGATTCCAGCGACAGCCGAATCCAGATCATCGTTGATGATGACGTAGTCAAACTCGTCCTGGTGGTCCAGTTCTTCTCGTGCGGTCGCCAGGCGACGGTCTATGACCTCCTGGGTTTCGGTCTGGCGCCCGGTGAGGCGGTCGACCAGAACATCCCAGGACGGGGGCGCGAGAAACACCAGCTGAGCCTCCGGCATCAGCTTCTTGACGTTGCGCGCACCCACGAGGTCAACCTCCACCAGCACCGGGCGTCCACTGGCCAGCGCGTCACGCACTGGTCCGGCGGGGGTGCCGGAACGCTGGAGGCCGCCGTGGATGTCAGCCCACTCGAGCATCTCCCCCGCGTCGATGCGTTCCTGGAACGCATCCGGGGTGACGAAGAAGTAATCCTCGCCCTCGACTTCACCGGGACGGGGAGCCCGGGTGGTCATTGAGACGCTGAAATAAAGGTGGTCGACTTCGTCGCGCAGGCGGTGCACGACCGTCGACTTGCCAACGGCGGAAGGACCGGCCAGCACGACGAGGCAACCACGCGGGTTCTCGTCGGCCATGTTCCTAGTCCTCGGAGAAGCCGAAGCGCTCGAGGAGGGCGCGACGCTGACGCTCGCCCAGGCCGCGAAGACGGCGGGTCTGGGCGATCTCCAGCTCCTCCATGATCTCGCGAGCCTTGACCTTGCCGACCTTCGGCAGAGCCTCGAGGATGGCGGAAACCTTGGTCTTGCCGATAATTTCGTCGGTCTCTGCCTTCTCGAGCACCTCCTTGAGGGTGGTGCCGCCGCGCTTGAGCTCAGCCTTGAGCTCGGCGCGGACCTTACGTGCCTCTGCGGCCTTGGCGAGGGCAGCCTTGCGCTGCTCATCAGTCAGCTGTGGAAGGGCCACGGGGTTCCTCCGATTCGTTGTGGGATAAGAGTCGTACTGGATCAGGCTAATTCGCCTAAACCTTCAGGTCAACGCGGATATTGAAGCCACATTGGCTCTGACTCCGGGCAAGTTTAGCACCGGACCGCGTGATCCCCCATCGAAGTGCCGGAGTTTTGGCACGTCACGGGGTCACGAGTTCCAAAGTACCAGGTCGCGCCTTTGGGAGGATCATCGCCCAACCGGATAGTCTCCGGCCGCCCCGATCGCCGCCCGACGCAGGTCCGCAATGTCAGGACCAGCGGAAAGGACTGAGCGGGACACGTTCGGGATGCCCAACGCCGACCCGGCGATACGATCGACGTCCGCGCGGGTGGCGCCCTGCGCGCCGACGCCCGGCATCAGCACCGGGCCGCCGAGGCCGTCGAGCTCCGGTGGCGCCGCCAGGGTCGCGCCGACGACGACGCCGATGTTGCCGACGGATCCGGCCACGCCCTGAGCGCGGGCCGCCGCGTTGAGCGCGGCGCAGGCGTCGACGACGTGCTGGGCGACGCTGCGCCCCTTCGCGTCGGCGTGGGCCTGCAGCTCGACCGCCTCCGGGTTGGAGGTCGCGGCGAGCACGAACACACCCGCCCCGGTCGAGGCCGCGTAGTCGAAGACCGGCTGCAGCGCGCCGACGCCGAGGTACGGGCTCACCGTCACGGCGTCCGTGCTCAGCGGGGACCGCTCCCCCAGCCAGGCGTCGGCGTAACCGGCCATGGTGGAACCGATGTCGCCGCGCTTGGCGTCGGCGACGACGAGGGTCCCCGACTCCCGCAGGTCGGCCAGCGCCCGCTCGAGCACCGCAAAGCCCGCGGAACCGAAGCGTTCGAAGAAGGCCACCTGGGGCTTGACCAGGGCGACTTGGCCGGCGAAGGCCTCGACGCAGCGGGAGGTGAACTCCGTGAGCCCGGCGACGTCGTCGTCGAGCCCCCAGGCCTGCAACAGGCTGGCGTGCGGGTCGATGCCCACGCACAACCGGCCGTGCCGCTCACTGGCCGCGAGCAGCCGCTCGCCGAAACCGGTGCCCGCGCCCATTAACGCAGTCCGCCGGCCGGGGTGTGGTCGAGCTCCTGGAGCGCACGGACCTCAAAGCCACCGGCCCGCAGCGCCTCAATGCCCTGGACCGCCGCGGTCACGCCCTGCACGGTGGTCACCAGCGGGACCGACGCGGTCACGGCGGCGGCGCGGATGTCGTAACCGTCGTGACGGGCACCGGCGGAACCGGCCGGGGTGTTGAGAATGAGATCGACCTCGCCGGCGAGAATCATGTCGACGATGGAGGTCTCGGCGCTGCCCTCGCGGACCTCGCTGGCCTTGGCGACGATCTCGCACTCGATGCCGTTGCGGCGCAGCATCTGGGCGGTGCCAGCGGTCGACAGGACGCGGAAGCCCAGCCGGGCCAGAGTCATCATCGGCAGCATCATGTCCCGCTTGTGGCGGTTGGCCACGGACACGAAGATGGTCCCCTCGGTCGGCAGCGCGCCGAAGGCGCCGGCCTCGGCCTTGGCGTAGGCGGCTCCGAAACTGTCGGCGATGCCCATGACCTCACCGGTGGACTTCATCTCCGGGCCGAGGATGGTGTCGAGCATGGAGCCGTCCGGACGGTGGAAGCGGCTGAAGGGCAACACGGCCTCCTTGACGGTGATCGGGTGATCGATCGGCAGGGAGCCGCCGTCGTAGTCGGTCGGAATCATGCCCTCGGCCTTGAGCTCCTCGATGGTGGCGCCCATCATGATGCGGGAGGCGGCCTTGGCCAGGTGGACGCCGGTCGCCTTCGAGACGAACGGGACGGTGCGGGAGGCACGGGGGTTGGCCTCGATGACGTAAAGGATGTCGTCCTTGAGGGCGAACTGGATGTTCATCAGCCCCTTGACGCCGATGCCGTGGGCCAGCGCCTCGGTGGAGCGACGGACCTTCTCGATGTCCTCCGGGCCGAGCGACATCGGCGGCAGCGAACAGGCGGAGTCGCCGGAGTGGATGCCGGCCTCCTCGATGTGCTCCATGACTCCGCCGAGGTAGACGTCGGTGCCGTCGCAGAGGGCGTCGACG from Corynebacterium guangdongense includes the following:
- the metK gene encoding methionine adenosyltransferase, translating into MAEKKNAVRLFTSESVTEGHPDKICDAISDTILDALLRSDPDAHVAVETLVTTGQVHVVGEVRTKSYVEISKLVRDKLVEIGFTSSDVGFDGHTCGVNIAIGDQSSEIADGVDTALEHRSNGGNGHEDDKGGAGDQGLMFGYATNETEEYMPLPISTAHRLARRLTQVRKEGIVSNLRPDGKTQVTFAYQGDTPVYLDTVVISTQHDPEATQEWLGEQLREHVIDWVIRDAGLEKYVTEELTVLVNPSGSFVLGGPMGDAGLTGRKIIVDTYGGMARHGGGAFSGKDPSKVDRSAAYAMRWVAKNIVAAGLADRAEVQVAYAIGRAAPVGLYVETFGTAAEGLSAEAIQSAVEQVFDLRPRAIIRELDLRRPIYADTAAYGHFGRTDVAFPWEETNRVQELRAAAGL
- the coaBC gene encoding bifunctional phosphopantothenoylcysteine decarboxylase/phosphopantothenate--cysteine ligase CoaBC encodes the protein MQDESGQKQGHRIVLGVGGGIAAYKACHVVRDLKEAGDDVRVIPTESALKFVGAATFEALSGHPVSTTVFDAVDEVQHVRLGQEADLIVIAPATADLLARLAGGRADDLLTASVLVATCPVLIVPAMHTEMWFNPATRRNVEILRGYGYTVMEPAHGRLTGKDTGPGRLPEPEQIADLARTLAAGFTVPHSWAGLNVLISAGGTQEPIDPVRFIGNRSSGRQGFALAEIAAQRGASVTLVAGDTAQLPTPPGAKVIRVRSTGEMKEAMDDRAAGADVIIMAAAVADFRPQTAAATKMKKGSESAAGLTSIEMIENPDILAGLVQSRRDGELQRATTIVGFAAETGDERTSALEYAKAKLARKGCDLLMANDVSGDAVFGKLRNRGWLLSADGTVAEVRDGTKLDVAAQILAAVDAHRTRSLPN
- the pyrF gene encoding orotidine-5'-phosphate decarboxylase; the protein is MGAGTGFGERLLAASERHGRLCVGIDPHASLLQAWGLDDDVAGLTEFTSRCVEAFAGQVALVKPQVAFFERFGSAGFAVLERALADLRESGTLVVADAKRGDIGSTMAGYADAWLGERSPLSTDAVTVSPYLGVGALQPVFDYAASTGAGVFVLAATSNPEAVELQAHADAKGRSVAQHVVDACAALNAAARAQGVAGSVGNIGVVVGATLAAPPELDGLGGPVLMPGVGAQGATRADVDRIAGSALGIPNVSRSVLSAGPDIADLRRAAIGAAGDYPVGR
- the mihF gene encoding integration host factor, actinobacterial type; translation: MALPQLTDEQRKAALAKAAEARKVRAELKAELKRGGTTLKEVLEKAETDEIIGKTKVSAILEALPKVGKVKAREIMEELEIAQTRRLRGLGERQRRALLERFGFSED
- the gmk gene encoding guanylate kinase is translated as MADENPRGCLVVLAGPSAVGKSTVVHRLRDEVDHLYFSVSMTTRAPRPGEVEGEDYFFVTPDAFQERIDAGEMLEWADIHGGLQRSGTPAGPVRDALASGRPVLVEVDLVGARNVKKLMPEAQLVFLAPPSWDVLVDRLTGRQTETQEVIDRRLATAREELDHQDEFDYVIINDDLDSAVAGISDILRKRN
- the rpoZ gene encoding DNA-directed RNA polymerase subunit omega; translated protein: MSNESNETTQIEAVYDTPEGITSPAIDRLLETVSSKYALAIFAAKRARQINSYYQQHDEGVFEFVGPLVTPQPGEKPLSIALREIEAGLLEHEEGQ